GAATTCATATTTGGTTGAGGTTTTTTTATACGGTACAAAATACCATCTTCCACAAGATCATCAAGAGAACGATAAATTTCAGCATGATTAGGTCTGTATCCAAGGTTTTTGAAATCATGTTGTAAAAAATCGAGCATCTGAAGGGCATAACCATTTTTCTTTTCTACCATTGTAATCAAATATAGCTTAAGAAAGGCCCTTTGTTTGATCAAAAACCCCGTACTTTCTCGTTCTGACATGGGGGTCACCTTGCTTTCTATTTTTGTACTATGTACTAATTGTACATAAAGGGAAATATTATACAAGGATTTATTTTCCTATCCCCTTTTAGCTAAATAAACAAATATTGATGTATAAACTGGATAGTCTTTGAGCTAAAAGGGGTAGTATGAGATTGCACAAACCATGTTATTTTTATAATTTTAAATGTACAATTTGTACATAGTACAATTTTTTTTATTATTTTGTATACATGTTCCACAAGGTTTATATTGATGCCGGTAATCTTCTGTGGATTGGAGATATCGGCAACTTTTATGGAGTTTTGAATCATTTGACCGATGTAGTTTGACATGATGTATCCGCATTTAGATATCTTTTTTTATCTAAACTATCTGTTTAAATTATTCTATTTAAGAAATAACAAATTGATAAAAAAAATCTTTTTGTTATTTACAAAATTATACAATAAAGGTAATATGAAAATAAAATGACGCTACTTGATAAATAAAGAAAGGGGATTTTTATGGCCGAAAGTCTAACTTTCACAACATTGGGGGAACTGATAAAAGATAAAAGAACAGAATTGGGAATAAGCATATCAGAATTATCTAGAAGAACTGGGGTAAGCAAAGGAGTTATTGGCTATATAGAAAGTGGAGAGACGAAGCGCCCAGAGTTGAGAACATTGAAGTCAATAGCGGATGTGCTAAAACTTTCCTATGAAGGTGTCATAGAATGCTACATTGAGGTGGAACGGCGAATCGAAATTTTAGATGGCTTACTTCTTGAGGCGATTGAAATTTCGAACAATTCACTAATCAGCAAAGTGGCGCAACAGATCGTGGAATCTCCTCATGAAGATACATATGTAATATTAGAACATCTGTATAATCTTACTGGTACTGTCGCTGACAATGAATCAAAGTTAGCGATATACAGTGTTATTGTCAAGTACGCCAGACAACATGGTGTGCCAAAGTATATAGCCAAGGGATTATATCAAAAATATCTTATCGAGAGAGGAGACTTAAAACGGTTAGAGGAATCGTTTAAAGTGGGAGAAGAGGGCTTACACTATGTTGATTTTCTGTCTGATGAAGAGAAAATCATTTTTTATTTTAGAATGGCATTACATGCGCATAATATCAAGAAATATCCAGAGTGCATTGAGCTATGCGAAGCCGGTATTTCATTAGAAAAAAGTGACACAGAGCTGAAGGCTAGAGCATATTTAGCTATGATTAATTCGTTATCTAATTTGGGTGACTATTCTACAGTAGAATTGCACTTAGATACATTCAAGAAGTTTAACTATAATTTTGTCGCTGAGGCAACTAAACTGGAAAGTGCAATCGTGAAAGCAAAGAAAAGAGAATTTGATGTAGCTATACCATTGCTAAATGAATCCCTACAAGAGATTAGTGAACATGCTCGAATATATGTAGTTAACGAACTATTAGAGATATATTTTGAGCTAGAAGATATGGGCGCCATCTCTAAGATATTCGCCGAAGAAGAGAGATTATTTCTTAACACAAATACACCATATAAATTTAGTTCCCTTGGAAGATACTATGGGTATAAGGGATCTTACCAAGTCAGCATTGGTTTATTAGAGGATGGTATAGATAGCTACATTAACAGTTTAAAAGCGTATGGAGAGATTAGTTCATACCAAGAAATTGTAGAATGTATGAACGTCATACTTTCAAACCAGCCCTTGCATTCTAAATCGACATTATTGTTTGAAAAGTTAAAAAAGGTATATAATGGTATTATTGATAATAAGATGATTAAAAAGGAGTGGGTTCAATGAAAAAAGTAATATCGGTATTGACGTTAGCATTTGCAGTAATTATTTTTCCTTCTGTTGACTATGCGGCTAGTAAAGGGGATACTCCTTCAAAAAAAATAGGACTATACAGCATACAACAGAATCATTATGATCCGGGTCATTGACAATAAGGTTTTATGGACGCTATTAATTTAGCGTCTTTTTTTTTTGTGATAAACATGTAGAATTTTGTCGAAATTAAATGACCGTGCTACGTTTTTCGAAATAAAAGGAATTTATAGGACGTGATGGTAAAATAATACACAAAGGCAGAGAGGAGGGGGTGTTATTAGTGGTGCCTTACACAATATTCAATAAAAGGACGTTCCGTATGCCTGCCAGCTCATAGAAATGTCCTCAACTAGAAATATTACTAGGTAATTCTATCACTTCAGTCATTAGGAAGATTCATTGTATGTTAAATATTTACAAATAAATACTTTGCTGGTAATATTATTAATTAAGAAAGGTTGTTATGAAAATGAAAAAGAAAAAGCTTATTGCAAGTATTCTCTCCATTGCATCTATTCTTACGGTTATTTCTTCTGCACATGCTCACATGGAACCTAATAAAGAAGATCCCGGTACATTTCTGTTTAAATGGCCTGTGCCAGATTCTAGTAAAATAAATAGTGATTTTGGATATCGAACAGATCCTTTTACGGGGAAGAGAGTGTTGCATGCTGGACTGGACATTGCCCCTGTGGAAAGAGGAGTTTCAGGCGACAAAGTCGTAGCAGCTTATCGAGGGACGGTTGTTCGTTCTGAAGAGTCTAGTAGCTATGGAAACGTAGTGTATATTAATCATGAACTGAGAAGAAATGATTGGGTTCAAACTAGATATGCACATCTGAGCAAAAAGCCAAGCGTAAAGAAAAAAGAAGAGGTTTCAAAAGGAACAAAAGTGGGCGTGATGGGAGACACCGGTCAAGTAACAGGAGTTCATCTACATTTTGAAACACGGGAATCTTCCAAGGAACCGGATACTTCGAATAATTCTGATCCCGTAGATCCTCTTAATTATGTTGAACAACCAAGAAGTCTAGATGTCAGATCAACTGTGGATGAAGATGGCTTTGTTCCCAATCCGTACAATGAACAGTACAGCGAAGAAACATCTGATCAGTAGATAATACAATTTCCCCTTGGACCTCCAACTCAAGGGGAAATTATTTTTAGGAGGGAAATATGAGAGCAATAAGCTCATTCTTTACGCTGATCCTAGTTGCTGTAAATCTTTCGGGATGTACCAGTTCGAGTGAGGTAAGTAACAAATCGGTGGGGAATACTGTTGGGAATATTACCAACATGGGATTTATTAGTACAAAGGATGATTGGATTTACTATGCTAACACAAATGATCAAAATAAGTTGTACAAGCAGAAGGAAGATGGATCAAATCCTAAAAAAATCACAGATGATCAGGCTTATGATATCAATGTTGTGGGTGATTGGATTTACTATCGAGCATTAGACAAAGACGCCATAATGTATAAAATTAAAACGGACGGCACTTCAAAAACCCAATTAAACAGGGAACCATCAGGTTATATTAATGTAGTGAATGACTGGATCTACTACTCTGACTATTCGGGATATACACCTGTTATGTATAAAATGAAAACGGATGGGTCTGGTAAACAACGAATTACAGATGACTATTCAGAGCAGCTATTGGTATTGGAGCCATATATTTATTATCGTAATGGCAATGATGATAGTGCCTTCTATCGAATCAAGAACGATGGAAGCGATAAAAAGAAAATAAGTGATGACAATGTTAACTTTCTAAACTACTCAAATGGTTGGTTGTATTACGCAAACAGTTCGGACGACTTCAAGCTGTATAAAATGCAAATAGATGGTACAAAAAGGACGAAACT
This portion of the Brevibacillus laterosporus genome encodes:
- a CDS encoding M23 family metallopeptidase, with protein sequence MKMKKKKLIASILSIASILTVISSAHAHMEPNKEDPGTFLFKWPVPDSSKINSDFGYRTDPFTGKRVLHAGLDIAPVERGVSGDKVVAAYRGTVVRSEESSSYGNVVYINHELRRNDWVQTRYAHLSKKPSVKKKEEVSKGTKVGVMGDTGQVTGVHLHFETRESSKEPDTSNNSDPVDPLNYVEQPRSLDVRSTVDEDGFVPNPYNEQYSEETSDQ
- a CDS encoding helix-turn-helix domain-containing protein; this translates as MAESLTFTTLGELIKDKRTELGISISELSRRTGVSKGVIGYIESGETKRPELRTLKSIADVLKLSYEGVIECYIEVERRIEILDGLLLEAIEISNNSLISKVAQQIVESPHEDTYVILEHLYNLTGTVADNESKLAIYSVIVKYARQHGVPKYIAKGLYQKYLIERGDLKRLEESFKVGEEGLHYVDFLSDEEKIIFYFRMALHAHNIKKYPECIELCEAGISLEKSDTELKARAYLAMINSLSNLGDYSTVELHLDTFKKFNYNFVAEATKLESAIVKAKKREFDVAIPLLNESLQEISEHARIYVVNELLEIYFELEDMGAISKIFAEEERLFLNTNTPYKFSSLGRYYGYKGSYQVSIGLLEDGIDSYINSLKAYGEISSYQEIVECMNVILSNQPLHSKSTLLFEKLKKVYNGIIDNKMIKKEWVQ
- a CDS encoding DUF5050 domain-containing protein — its product is MRAISSFFTLILVAVNLSGCTSSSEVSNKSVGNTVGNITNMGFISTKDDWIYYANTNDQNKLYKQKEDGSNPKKITDDQAYDINVVGDWIYYRALDKDAIMYKIKTDGTSKTQLNREPSGYINVVNDWIYYSDYSGYTPVMYKMKTDGSGKQRITDDYSEQLLVLEPYIYYRNGNDDSAFYRIKNDGSDKKKISDDNVNFLNYSNGWLYYANSSDDFKLYKMQIDGTKRTKLTDDEINSVIVDNDWIYYSNDSDHNKLYKIKVDGTNRTKILDDTVERLNIAKEWVFYWEGGQKENLHRVKKDGTNKQEVK
- a CDS encoding Replication termination protein, coding for MSERESTGFLIKQRAFLKLYLITMVEKKNGYALQMLDFLQHDFKNLGYRPNHAEIYRSLDDLVEDGILYRIKKPQPNMNSKHKEVVYYHFVSNGGYEAAMRYKTNVKTDLDRCIGILRKAVADNY